GGATTTACGGGTAGTAAAATCTAATATTCAATCAAGATCATAATATAAGTCAAGGAAAGAAGGGGATGATTAAATGGCTAAACTGGAATTTAATCTTGAAAACGTGCAAAAGTGTATCTGTAAAACCTGTCCTGTGCAAGCAAATAGTGCATGTGTCAAATCAAAACAAATGAAAGTTCAGGAAATGATGCCTAAATTAATAGCCGGTGAAATGGCACCTAAACCTGAAATGATCCCTGGTTTGTACTGTGCCCACGGAAAAACCATGTGTGCGGATGTGGACTTCGAAGAAATGTGCCAATGTAATGAATGCCCATTATGGGAAGAATATGATTTATCCAACGGTGAACCAATGGGTTACTACTGTAGGGATGGGGAAGCTATATAAAACCATTTATTCTTTCTAAAATTCCTATTTTTTAAAAAAAATTTTTAATTTTCAATTATTTACAAAATCATCAACTTAATTCCCTGTGTTCAATTAACGCAATGAAATGCTTTCAATCTATTTGTTGATAATTTCTTGTAATATGCTTTTCTAAGTTGTACTATGCTTTTTAAGTTTACAATAAAGTTGCATTATAGTGTAAACCTGTTATCTAATAAAAAAAGAGTTTCATAAATTCCGTATCAAGTTTCAGTTTAAAATATGTGTAATAATCTACGTGATACTAATAATATGATGAACTTTAATGGGCATAAAAAAATGTATAAAGGTTTTACACAAAACCTTGATTTATTATATATGTAAAACTTACATTATTTTTGGTGATGAAATGCGCGTAGTGATCACGGTAGGTGGATCCATAATAATCAGGGACCACGATTATAAAAAATTTCAGGATTATGCAAGTGTATTGAAGAGTATGGCAGCAGAACACCAGATCATGGTGGTGGTAGGTGGTGGTAGGACTGCCCGGGACTACATTGGAATAGCCAGGGATTTAGGGGCATCAGAAGCCCTCTGTGATGATATTGGAATTGAAGTCACCAGACTCAATGCACGACTCCTCATAACAGCTCTAGGAGATAGTGCTTATCCACGGGTACCTCACAACTTTGCCGAAGCCCTAGAATTTTCTACCAATGGCAAAATTGTGGTTATGGGTGGTACAGAACCAGCACACAGTACCGATGCTGTGGGCAGCATTCTAGCCGAGTTTGTTGGTGCAGATTTACTCTTAAACGCCACCTCTGTAGATGGATTATATGATAAAGATCCCAACAAGCACCCTGATGCAAAAATGTTCCCGGAAATCACCCCCAATGAGATGATGGGAATGCTGGCTGATAAGGAAATGAAAGCAGGGACCTATGAATTCCTGGATAAAACCGCCATACAGATCATAGGCCGTTCCAGGATAAAAACAGTTATCTTCAATGGGGAAAACCCAGAAAACCTTAAAAAAGCCATAAATAGTAACATAGGTACGTTAATTAAGCATGATACTGAATAAAAAGCTTAATAAATCTAAAACAGCCTAATAATCTAAATAGTTTAAATAGTCTATAGCTTAGCCCACTAATCTGTAATAATTTAAAATAATATTAAAAGAACGTTTAAAGAGGTAATATTTATGATTGAACAACACAAACACTGTCCTGTTTGCGGGACACCCATGCCCTTGAATGAAAAGTATTGCTCACCCAACTGTGAGCAGCTAGCTCTGGCCAACCAGAAAAAAGTCCAAAAAAGCCGTAAAATGCTTTACGTTTTATTTGCAGTTTTCATCCTGGTCTGGTTGTTTTTCATGTTTAGGGGCCAGTTAGGATTATGAACAATAACTATTAAAATGAGACAATACATTTTAAAAAGATTTAAAGTCCGAATACTCTTTATTTTACAAATTCGGACCATTATTTTATTTTAAATAATTCACTTAATTAATTCAACAATTCTTTTTAAGACTCTCCAAAGTATCCTGGTGATAATCTATGGATTTTTATTCTCGGATGTTCAAAATTCCGTATATTAACAGTCCAATTCCGGTTATGAATCCTAAAATATTGGGGTCTACGTTGTAGAAACCTACGATAAGGAAAAGGAATCCGAATAACAGTCCAAATATCCCGGCATATACTTTGTAAGTTTTCCGTTCACCAACAAGCAGGGCAATGATTCCTGTAATTAATAACAGGATTCCTGTAATGATATAGGCCCAGAGACCGAGGCTCATTATCCATGAAGTGTTGAAAAGGAATGTAATTCCCATAATTACTCCAATTATTCCTACCAGGAAGGGGAATAACCACAGATCATTGGATGTTCTTTCACCGAAGCCTAAAATTGTAAGCCAGATACCCATTCCCAGTATTAAAAGTCCAGATATGAGGCCAAGAGTGGCAAGTCCCACTACTGGTGCAGTTATCATTATAACTGCTACAATTATTGCAATAACTCCAACTATTGTGTTTTTCATTTAAAAAACCTCATTTTTGCAATTAATTCCATCTATTCCCATCATTATTCGATTACTATATTTTTTAACTTGTTTTAGTCTATTAATGAGATGTTTTAGTCTAGTTAATGAGGAAATTAAGTTAGTATTAATTTTTGTCTGTTGATTATAATAAATTTACTGTTAATTAGATAGTGTTAATGAAAAACTGAAAATTCCTTATAATTTAACTCCAACCTATATAACTTAACTCCAACAATCATACCTTAACTCAAATAATATGGGGAAATATTAGTATTATTAAGGAATATTAGTATTATAATTAAATAAAGAACATAAAAAAGAAATTTTAGTAAGGAGGTTAACAAATGCTAGTTTTAACCACCCCAACCATAGAGGGGAAGAAAATTAATGAATATTATGGTTTAGTAACCGGCGAATCCCTTTTAGGGGCAAATGTTTACAAGGACATGTTTTCAGGTGTGAGGGATGTGGTAGGAGGTAGAACTTCTGCCTATGAAGAAGAACTCAAAAAAGCCAGAGAAGTAGCTTTAGAAAGTATGAAAGAGAAGGCTGCAGACAAGGGGGCTAATGCAGTTATTGGAACACGTTTAGCATATCATAACCTGGGAGGAACCATGGGAAATACCATCATGGTTACGGTTTTTGGAACAGCGGTTTCTTATCAGGAGTAATTTGTTAGAAATAATATGATTATTAGTATAGTAA
This is a stretch of genomic DNA from Methanobacterium formicicum DSM 3637. It encodes these proteins:
- a CDS encoding DUF2769 domain-containing protein, which encodes MAKLEFNLENVQKCICKTCPVQANSACVKSKQMKVQEMMPKLIAGEMAPKPEMIPGLYCAHGKTMCADVDFEEMCQCNECPLWEEYDLSNGEPMGYYCRDGEAI
- the pyrH gene encoding UMP kinase — translated: MRVVITVGGSIIIRDHDYKKFQDYASVLKSMAAEHQIMVVVGGGRTARDYIGIARDLGASEALCDDIGIEVTRLNARLLITALGDSAYPRVPHNFAEALEFSTNGKIVVMGGTEPAHSTDAVGSILAEFVGADLLLNATSVDGLYDKDPNKHPDAKMFPEITPNEMMGMLADKEMKAGTYEFLDKTAIQIIGRSRIKTVIFNGENPENLKKAINSNIGTLIKHDTE
- a CDS encoding DUF2116 family Zn-ribbon domain-containing protein; translation: MIEQHKHCPVCGTPMPLNEKYCSPNCEQLALANQKKVQKSRKMLYVLFAVFILVWLFFMFRGQLGL
- a CDS encoding DUF308 domain-containing protein, which produces MKNTIVGVIAIIVAVIMITAPVVGLATLGLISGLLILGMGIWLTILGFGERTSNDLWLFPFLVGIIGVIMGITFLFNTSWIMSLGLWAYIITGILLLITGIIALLVGERKTYKVYAGIFGLLFGFLFLIVGFYNVDPNILGFITGIGLLIYGILNIRE
- a CDS encoding YbjQ family protein produces the protein MLVLTTPTIEGKKINEYYGLVTGESLLGANVYKDMFSGVRDVVGGRTSAYEEELKKAREVALESMKEKAADKGANAVIGTRLAYHNLGGTMGNTIMVTVFGTAVSYQE